One Armatimonadota bacterium genomic region harbors:
- the metA gene encoding homoserine O-succinyltransferase, whose amino-acid sequence MPVRIPDDLPAKEVLMGENIFVMEERRAEHQDIRPLEIATLNLMPTKIATETQLIRLLGNTPLQINITLFYPNSYQPKNTPEEHLLAFYQTFGQIRERKFDGLVITGAPVEHLPFEEVDYWPELQEIMDWSLRHVFATLHICWGAQAALYHHYGIPKRPLPQKQFGVFPHHVARQNVKLLRGFDDTFYAPHSRHTEVDCEAVARASDLEILSQSNDSGIYLIISRDGHQVFVLGHPEYDPLTLHLEYQRDLRRGLRISIPRNYYPDDVPGRLPVVRWRGHANLLFSNWLNYYVYQETPYDLRRIPHGSDEEDAGLAR is encoded by the coding sequence ATGCCCGTACGAATACCCGACGACCTGCCGGCCAAGGAAGTGCTGATGGGCGAGAACATCTTCGTGATGGAGGAGCGGCGAGCCGAGCACCAGGACATCCGGCCACTGGAGATCGCCACTCTCAACCTGATGCCGACGAAGATCGCCACCGAAACCCAGCTCATCCGCCTGCTGGGAAACACGCCGCTACAGATCAACATCACGCTTTTCTACCCCAACTCTTACCAGCCCAAGAACACGCCCGAAGAGCACCTGCTGGCCTTCTACCAGACCTTTGGCCAGATACGTGAGCGCAAGTTCGACGGGCTGGTGATCACCGGCGCGCCTGTCGAGCACCTGCCGTTCGAGGAGGTTGACTACTGGCCGGAGTTGCAGGAGATCATGGACTGGTCGCTCAGACACGTGTTTGCCACGCTGCACATCTGTTGGGGAGCGCAGGCGGCATTGTACCATCACTACGGGATTCCCAAGCGCCCCCTTCCTCAGAAGCAGTTTGGAGTCTTCCCACACCACGTGGCCCGCCAGAACGTCAAGCTGCTACGCGGCTTTGACGACACGTTCTACGCGCCGCATTCTCGCCACACCGAGGTGGATTGCGAGGCCGTTGCGCGGGCGTCAGATCTGGAGATCCTGTCACAGTCGAATGATTCTGGGATCTATCTGATCATCTCGCGCGACGGCCATCAGGTATTCGTTCTGGGCCATCCGGAATACGATCCACTGACCCTGCACCTGGAATACCAGCGCGATCTTCGGCGAGGGCTGCGGATTTCGATCCCCAGGAACTACTACCCTGACGACGTCCCGGGCCGGCTGCCGGTTGTTCGCTGGCGCGGACACGCCAACCTGCTGTTCTCGAACTGGCTGAACTACTACGTCTACCAGGAAACTCCCTACGACCTGCGTCGCATTCCGCACGGTTCGGATGAGGAAGACGCAGGCCTTGCCCGCTGA
- a CDS encoding YbaK/EbsC family protein: MSSATDRVYQALSALGVCAEIQEFPQGTRTAQDAADAIGTTLGQIVKSLVFLADGRPVLVLASGKNRVDSGKLARAAGAGKIERADADRVRAATGFAIGGVPPVGHAAPMETYIDVDLLSYEIVYAAAGTPNAIFPIAPSDLVRVTGGRVAELAQPQ, translated from the coding sequence ATGTCTTCTGCCACCGACCGCGTGTACCAGGCACTTTCTGCGCTGGGGGTCTGCGCGGAGATACAGGAGTTCCCGCAAGGAACGCGCACGGCCCAGGATGCTGCCGACGCGATCGGTACCACGCTGGGCCAGATCGTGAAGTCCCTGGTGTTCCTGGCGGACGGGCGGCCAGTGCTGGTCCTGGCCTCGGGCAAGAACCGGGTGGACTCGGGGAAGCTCGCCCGCGCCGCAGGCGCAGGGAAGATCGAGCGCGCCGACGCCGACCGGGTTCGCGCGGCCACCGGTTTCGCGATCGGCGGCGTACCGCCGGTGGGGCACGCCGCGCCGATGGAAACCTACATAGACGTAGACCTGCTCTCGTACGAGATCGTCTACGCGGCGGCCGGCACACCGAATGCGATCTTTCCCATTGCCCCGAGCGATCTGGTGAGGGTGACCGGCGGCCGGGTCGCGGAACTCGCCCAGCCGCAGTAG
- a CDS encoding 3'-5' exonuclease yields MLRRGPAWRVASHLPRPCTTRGRTDADRPRRVARAVKHLALRRPLVFLDLETTGVNPASDRIVEIGLIKAHPDGRRDAMTRRVNPGMPIPPASTSIHGITDADVAGAPRFSQIAADVVAFIGDADLAGFNVQRFDIPVLLRELAMVGARLDMEGRAVVDAQVIFHRKEPRDLTAAYRYYCGRELEGAHGAQADVEACAEILDAQLAAYPDLPRSPQELADLFNPRDPNAIDPDGKFVWERGEAVLTFGPDGVRGRSLRDLADKDRGFLEWILRKEFGPEVKAIVQDALLGRFPTRQ; encoded by the coding sequence ATGCTCCGGAGGGGACCTGCCTGGCGTGTGGCAAGCCATCTTCCGCGACCGTGTACTACGCGCGGGCGTACTGATGCCGACCGGCCGCGGCGGGTTGCTCGGGCGGTGAAGCACCTGGCCCTGCGCCGTCCGCTCGTCTTCCTCGACCTGGAGACCACGGGCGTCAACCCTGCTTCCGATCGCATCGTAGAGATTGGCCTGATCAAGGCGCATCCAGACGGCCGGCGTGATGCGATGACCCGCCGCGTGAATCCTGGGATGCCGATTCCTCCTGCTTCCACCAGCATTCACGGGATCACCGACGCCGACGTGGCCGGCGCGCCGCGGTTCTCTCAGATCGCCGCCGACGTGGTGGCGTTCATCGGAGACGCCGATCTGGCCGGCTTCAACGTCCAGAGGTTCGACATCCCGGTGCTCCTTCGCGAACTGGCGATGGTCGGCGCGCGCCTGGACATGGAGGGCCGCGCGGTCGTGGATGCGCAGGTGATCTTCCACCGGAAGGAACCGCGCGACCTGACCGCGGCCTACCGGTACTACTGCGGCAGGGAGCTGGAGGGAGCCCACGGCGCCCAGGCAGACGTTGAAGCGTGCGCCGAGATACTCGACGCCCAACTCGCGGCCTATCCCGACCTGCCGAGGAGCCCGCAGGAACTCGCGGACCTGTTCAACCCGCGCGATCCCAACGCGATTGACCCCGATGGGAAGTTCGTGTGGGAGCGCGGGGAAGCGGTGCTGACCTTCGGGCCAGACGGCGTGCGCGGCCGGTCCCTGCGCGATCTGGCCGACAAGGATCGGGGGTTCCTGGAATGGATCCTGCGCAAGGAGTTCGGACCGGAGGTCAAGGCGATCGTGCAGGACGCGCTCCTGGGCCGGTTCCCGACCAGGCAGTAG
- a CDS encoding O-acetylhomoserine aminocarboxypropyltransferase/cysteine synthase: MTLGENGRRFGFNTRQLHAGQEPDPTTGSRAVPIYQTTSYVFKDTDHAARLFALEESGNIYTRIMNPTSDVFERRVADLEGGVGALATSSGHAAQTLAILTLCGAGDHIVSSSTLYGGTYNQFAYTFPRLGIETTLVDPRDPEDFRRAIRPNTKILYGETLGNPGIDVFPFEEVAAIARAHNIPLVIDNTFATPYLCRPFEWGASIVTHSTTKFIGGHGTSIGGVIVDAGNFDWAASGRFPGFTTPDPSYHGLKYADLGAPAFILKARVQMLRDIGACQSPFNSWLLLQGLETLTLRMERHVRNAEQVAGFLAAHPRVSWVSYPSLPDSPHHAAARKYLPKGAGAILGFGIKGGVEAGRRFIDGLKLFSHLANVGDAKSLAIHPASTTHSQLTPQQQASAGVTPDFIRLSVGLEDIEDILWDLDQALCA; the protein is encoded by the coding sequence ATGACACTTGGCGAGAACGGGCGGCGGTTCGGCTTCAACACACGCCAGCTTCACGCCGGCCAGGAGCCCGACCCAACGACGGGTTCAAGAGCAGTGCCGATCTATCAGACGACGTCGTATGTCTTCAAGGACACGGACCACGCGGCCCGCCTCTTCGCCCTGGAGGAGTCCGGTAACATCTACACCCGCATCATGAACCCCACGAGCGATGTCTTCGAGCGACGCGTCGCCGACCTGGAAGGCGGTGTCGGCGCCCTGGCGACCAGTTCCGGTCACGCCGCCCAGACGCTTGCCATCCTGACTCTGTGCGGTGCCGGAGACCACATCGTCTCCTCATCGACGCTGTACGGCGGCACTTACAACCAGTTCGCCTACACCTTTCCGCGGCTGGGAATCGAGACGACCCTTGTTGACCCCAGGGATCCCGAGGACTTCAGGCGCGCCATCCGTCCCAATACCAAGATCCTCTACGGCGAGACCCTCGGGAATCCGGGCATTGATGTCTTTCCTTTCGAGGAAGTCGCGGCTATTGCCCGTGCGCACAACATCCCGCTGGTGATTGACAACACCTTTGCGACTCCCTACCTGTGCCGCCCGTTCGAGTGGGGGGCGAGCATCGTGACGCACTCTACGACCAAGTTCATCGGCGGGCACGGGACGTCCATCGGCGGGGTCATCGTTGACGCGGGCAACTTCGACTGGGCAGCCAGCGGGCGCTTCCCGGGCTTCACGACGCCCGACCCCAGCTACCATGGGCTGAAGTACGCGGATCTGGGTGCGCCGGCGTTCATCTTGAAGGCCCGAGTGCAGATGCTGCGCGACATAGGGGCCTGCCAGTCCCCGTTCAACTCCTGGCTGCTCCTACAGGGGCTGGAGACGCTGACCCTGCGCATGGAGCGGCACGTCAGGAACGCGGAGCAGGTGGCCGGGTTCCTGGCGGCGCACCCGAGGGTCAGTTGGGTCTCCTACCCGTCCCTACCCGACAGCCCGCACCACGCCGCTGCCCGGAAGTACCTGCCGAAGGGTGCCGGCGCGATCCTGGGCTTTGGCATCAAGGGCGGTGTCGAGGCCGGCCGCAGGTTCATAGACGGGCTCAAGCTGTTCAGCCACCTGGCCAATGTGGGCGACGCCAAGAGCCTTGCCATCCACCCCGCCAGCACGACCCACAGCCAGCTCACGCCACAGCAGCAGGCATCGGCAGGTGTCACGCCTGACTTCATCCGCCTGAGCGTCGGGCTGGAGGACATCGAGGACATTCTTTGGGACCTCGACCAGGCCTTGTGTGCCTGA
- a CDS encoding proline--tRNA ligase, producing MSTEGQGFVKEIPSKSEHFSDWYTAVALKAELADYSPVRGCMVIRPYGYALWEGIQRWLDERFKATGHVNAYFPLFVPESFLKKEAEHVEGFAPQVAWVTHGGDEELAERLAVRPTSEAIILPMYANWIQSYRDLPVLLLQWNSVVRWEKSTRLFLRTSEFLWHEGHTAHATLEEADQECLTILEIYRQLLEDVLAIPVLVGRKSPTEKFAGADWTYTLEALMPDRQALQAGTSHFLGQNFAKAFGVKFLDRDNTEKFVWSTSWAVSTRLIGSLIMAHGDDRGLGLPPRIAPIQVVIVPILGKEGERVLAAARGLADRLGKVARVRLDDRDEYTPGWKFNEWEMRGVPLRLEIGPRDVASDAAVMVKRTGGGKKAISQDGIEQMVLAALEDVQKEYFDRAQAFMDEHTVSAETIEQLAAAIQERRGFVRTGWCQEQACEDAIRERTGASPRVTPLNDAPEGTCLACGKPSSATVYYARAY from the coding sequence ATGTCAACCGAGGGCCAGGGTTTCGTCAAGGAGATACCCAGCAAGTCCGAGCATTTCTCGGACTGGTACACCGCCGTCGCCCTCAAGGCCGAGCTGGCCGACTACTCTCCGGTGCGCGGGTGCATGGTCATCCGGCCCTACGGCTACGCGCTGTGGGAGGGCATCCAGCGCTGGCTGGACGAGCGGTTCAAGGCGACCGGGCACGTCAACGCCTACTTTCCGCTGTTCGTCCCCGAGTCGTTCCTCAAGAAGGAAGCCGAGCACGTCGAGGGATTCGCTCCCCAGGTGGCCTGGGTGACCCACGGCGGCGACGAGGAACTGGCCGAGCGGCTGGCGGTGCGGCCGACCTCCGAGGCGATCATCCTGCCGATGTACGCCAACTGGATCCAGTCCTACCGCGACCTGCCGGTGCTGCTGCTGCAGTGGAACAGCGTGGTGCGCTGGGAGAAGTCCACCCGGCTGTTCCTGCGGACCAGCGAGTTCCTCTGGCACGAAGGGCACACCGCGCACGCCACGCTGGAGGAGGCCGACCAGGAGTGCCTGACGATCCTGGAGATCTACCGGCAGCTGCTCGAGGACGTACTGGCCATCCCGGTCCTGGTGGGGCGCAAGTCGCCGACAGAGAAGTTCGCCGGCGCCGACTGGACCTACACCCTGGAGGCGTTGATGCCCGACCGGCAGGCCCTGCAGGCCGGGACCAGCCACTTCCTGGGACAGAACTTCGCCAAGGCCTTCGGCGTGAAGTTCCTCGACCGCGACAACACGGAGAAGTTCGTCTGGTCCACCTCGTGGGCGGTCTCGACGCGCCTGATCGGCTCGCTCATCATGGCGCACGGCGACGACCGCGGACTGGGCCTGCCCCCGCGCATCGCGCCGATCCAGGTTGTGATCGTTCCGATCCTTGGCAAGGAAGGCGAACGAGTCCTGGCCGCTGCCCGGGGGCTCGCGGATCGCCTGGGGAAGGTGGCGCGGGTGCGGCTGGACGACCGAGACGAGTACACGCCCGGCTGGAAGTTCAACGAATGGGAGATGCGTGGCGTGCCGCTACGCCTGGAGATCGGACCGCGGGACGTGGCCTCCGACGCAGCGGTGATGGTGAAGCGTACCGGCGGCGGCAAGAAGGCCATCTCGCAGGACGGCATCGAGCAGATGGTGCTCGCGGCGCTGGAGGATGTGCAGAAGGAGTACTTCGACAGGGCCCAGGCGTTCATGGACGAGCATACCGTCTCAGCCGAGACAATCGAGCAGCTCGCGGCGGCGATTCAGGAGCGGCGTGGGTTCGTGCGCACAGGGTGGTGCCAGGAGCAGGCGTGCGAGGATGCCATTCGTGAGAGGACCGGCGCCTCACCGCGGGTCACACCGCTGAACGATGCTCCGGAGGGGACCTGCCTGGCGTGTGGCAAGCCATCTTCCGCGACCGTGTACTACGCGCGGGCGTACTGA